AAACAGAGAAATAATCCCTTTATCTTTGTTGGTTTCCTTGAAATTGAATATTGGAATAGGCCCTCCAGTGACTGAACTTTGGCTTCATTCCTCATTTCCACACTCACTCATACAACAGAGAAACTGAATTACATCAGTACAGGAATTTAATATCTTTTCTTTAGGAATAGAGAATCTGGATGAAAAAAATCACCACCACTCTTACATTTCCCCTTTTTCTAAAGTATCTGTTTATTGCCATGTTTGCTCTGAAGCTTTCTCAAGGCTCTGGAGCTTAAAGCAAAACTAGATAtggaataaaaaatataaatatagaaatatagatttGTGTATGGAGTATATGCATGAATTTATATTCCATGAAAATTTCAGAAAGATAAtgggatattttttctttttaaatacatTGTCAAGCTAAAGTGTGTTCTTTCTGTGTCTCGTAGGGTCAAAATGTATTTGGTCTTGACATAACTGAGACACCCGAGGGAGACAAGTGGCCTCAACTGATTGTGCAGCAGATCCTGGACAGGGAGCAGAAGGACACCTATGTGATGAAAATCAAAGTGGAGGACGGCGGGAGCCCGCCGAGGTCCAGCACCGCCATCCTGCAGGTGACGGTGACCGACGTCAACGACAACCGCCCGGTGTTCAAGGAGAACGACGTGGAGGTCAGCGTGCCCGAGAACGCCCCCGTGGGCACCTCCGTGTCCCAGCTGCACGCCACCGACGCCGACCTGGGCTCCAACGCGCAGATCCACTTCTACTTCAGCAACCAGATCTCCAGCCTGGCCAAAAGGCTCTTTGCCATCGACAACACCACTGGGCTTATCACCATCCGCGAGCCGCTGGACAGGGAGGAGTCCCCCGTGCACAAATTGACTGTTCTGGCCAGCGATGGCAGCTCCACCCCCTCGAGAGCCACGGTGACTGTTAATGTCACAGATATCAATGACAATGTCCCCTCAATAGACACCAGGTACATCATCAACCCCGTGAACGGGACAGTGCTTTTGTCTGAGAAGGCTCCCCTTAATACAAAAATTGCTTTGATAACAGTCATGGACAAGGACGCTGACCAGAATGGGAAAGTTACCTGTTTTACCGATCACGATGTTCCTTTCAGGCTAAAACCAGTGTTTGATAATCAGTTTCTCCTGGAGACAGCCACCTTTCTAGACTATGAAGCTACACGGGAATATGCCATCAAAATAGTGGCTTCAGATTCAGGGAAGCCTCCCTTAAACCAGTCTGCAATGCTCCTGATCAAAATTAAGGATGAAAATGACAACGCCCCAGTGTTCACCCAGCCCATCATAGGCCTTTCCATCCCCGAAAACAACGCTCCTGGCACTCAGCTGACCAAGATCAGCGCTACAGACGCCGACAGCGGGCGGAATGCCGAGATCAGCTACATCCTGGGTCCTGATGCTCCCCCAATTTTCAACCTGGACCGCCGCACAGGCATCCTGACAGCAGTGAGAAAGCTTGACAGAGAAAAGCAGGACAGGTACTCTTTCACTGTGCTGGCTAAGGATAACGGGATGCCACCTTTGCAGACCAATGCCACCGTGACGGTGTCAGTGCTGGACCAGAATGATAACAGCCCTGCTTTCACACATAATGAATATAATTTCTATGTGCCAGAAAACCTGCCCATGTATGGCACGGTGGGGCTTATCACAGTTACGGATGCTGACGCGGGAGACAACGCTGCAGTCACTCTCTCTATCTTAAATGGTAGAGATAATTTCATTATAGATCCCCTCACTGGTGTAATAAGGCCTAATATTACCTTTGATAGGGAGCAGCAGGGGTCATACACTTTCCAGGTGAAAGCAGTGGATGGAGGAAGACTGCAGCGTTCCTCAACTGCCAAAGTGACCATCAATGTTGTTGATGTAAATGATAACAGGCCTGTTTTTGTTATTCCCTCCTCTAATTATTCCTATGAGCTGGTCCCAACGTCAGCCAGCCCGGGGTCTGTAGTCACCAAAGTCTTTGCGGTTGATAATGACACGGGAATGAACGCAGAGCTCCGCTATAGCATCATAGGTGGGAACTCCAGGGGCTTGTTTACCATTGACCACTTAACAGGCAACATCACTTTGAAAGAGAAGGTAATCACATCAGATCATGGCCTGCACAGACTGGTGATCAAGGTGAACGACCTGGGGCAGCCGGAGTCTCTTTACACCATAGCTCTTGTGCACTTGTTTGTGAACGAGACGGTCACCAACAGCTCCTACGTGCAAGAGCTGGTGCGTAGGAACATGGAAACTCCAGTTGGCCAGAACATTGGGGATGGTGAGATAACCCCACAGACCAATGATTATGTCAAGATCATCATTGCCATTATTGCAGGCACCATGACAGTTATTCTGGTAATTTTTGTTACCGCCTTAGTCCGGTGCCGCCAGACGCCCAGGCACAAGGTTGTCCAAAAAAATAAGCAGAGTGGTGAATGGGTTTCCCCCAACCAAGAGAATAGGCAgatcaagaaaaagaagaagaagaagaagcgcTCTCCAAAGAGTCTCCTCCTCAACTTTGTGACTATTGAAGAATCTAAGCCTGATGATCCTGGCCACGAGCACATAAATGGCACTTTAGACATTCCCGTAGAGCTGGAAGAACAGACTATGGGAAAATATAACTGGGCCACCACACCAACCACATTTAAACCTGACAGCCCAGACTTAGCAAAGCACTACAAGTCTGCTTCTCCGCAGCCTACCTTTCAAATTAAACCTGAGACTCCTGTACCCCCCAAGAAGCACCATGTCATTCAGGAATTGCCTCTAGATAACACCTTTGTGGTGGGCTGTGACTCGCTTTCCAAGTGCTCATCCAGCAGCTCGGACCCTTACAGTGTTTCTGAATGCAGCTGTCAAGGAGGCTTCAAGACCCCAGGCCCCATACACACCAGACAGGTAATGGAATTTTTAAGGtgatttttcccctctttccctcCTTACTTTGCCAACCCTGTAACTCCAGTTTGAGGCGCTGCAAGTTCTTCTGCAAGGAGTAAAGCTTTGAGAGTCGAGGCGTTGTAAAACAAACAATTCCAGCTTCCTGAGCGGCAAGGGAGAAAATGGGAAGGGGAGAGAGCGTTGTCTGTGAGGAGATGGAGCAGGCAGAGCTCCCTGTGGTGGTGTCCTGACTGCAGATGGCAGCATGGCACTTCCCACCTCACGTTGAGCAGCTCGCAGGGCTCAGGGTGGGACTGTCCCCCCCAGCCTGGTGTGCTCGAGCATCCAAACAAGCTGGGGGGAAAGCAGTGAAGCTTTAGAGGAGCTCTCGTAAGTGGTTCTTAATATGAATGGAGTCTGGGATTGCCGCCTTCGTTTGGGCATAGCTTTTGCTTCAAGGTCTCTCAGGAGCAAGAGAAGGATTTTCCTCTGAAAGTTTGAGGCATTTTCAGACTGGAAGGAGCCTTAAGTCTGGTGGAATGACACAGCTGACGGGCAGAGTTAAGGAAAAATTAGAAACATCAGCATAGTTGAGCTCACTTATTTGCTGCTCTGCCTGATAAACCAGGTATTAGCTCCTCAGAAATGCAGGACAACAAAGAGAATGTCTAAAGAATCCTCagcttaaaattaaaaataaattgagAACTCAAGTACCCTTTATTCTTCAAGACCCTACAGAAAAGCTTTAAATCACTGGAAATAGAATCTAATATTTATCCAtattttgaacagtttaataaaacttttctgtttttcctgtttGCTACTCTTTCTTCCCAAGTATCACAGAGGGTTCAGTGGGTACAGTTTTCTAGTTAAGCTTTGGTTGGTTAAGGAATTAATCACAAAGTAACACTTCAGGAGTGTTTATTTTATTATTGGTAATATATTTTAACTTGATAATATGCTTAACTCAATATATTGCTTGGGAGCAAATCCTCAGCATGACTTAAGTCTGGTga
The nucleotide sequence above comes from Melospiza melodia melodia isolate bMelMel2 chromosome 16, bMelMel2.pri, whole genome shotgun sequence. Encoded proteins:
- the PCDH11X gene encoding protocadherin-11 X-linked isoform X2, whose translation is MDLLSGTYLLAVLLACIVFQSGAQEKNYTVREELPENVLIGNLLKDLNLTLDPDVPLSSPLQFKLVYKTGDVPLVRVEENTGEIFTAANRIDREKLCAGILSENRCFYEVEVAVLPDEVFRLVKIRFLIEDINDNAPLFPSTVINISIPENTAINSRYSVPSAIDPDIGVNGIQHYELLKGQNVFGLDITETPEGDKWPQLIVQQILDREQKDTYVMKIKVEDGGSPPRSSTAILQVTVTDVNDNRPVFKENDVEVSVPENAPVGTSVSQLHATDADLGSNAQIHFYFSNQISSLAKRLFAIDNTTGLITIREPLDREESPVHKLTVLASDGSSTPSRATVTVNVTDINDNVPSIDTRYIINPVNGTVLLSEKAPLNTKIALITVMDKDADQNGKVTCFTDHDVPFRLKPVFDNQFLLETATFLDYEATREYAIKIVASDSGKPPLNQSAMLLIKIKDENDNAPVFTQPIIGLSIPENNAPGTQLTKISATDADSGRNAEISYILGPDAPPIFNLDRRTGILTAVRKLDREKQDRYSFTVLAKDNGMPPLQTNATVTVSVLDQNDNSPAFTHNEYNFYVPENLPMYGTVGLITVTDADAGDNAAVTLSILNGRDNFIIDPLTGVIRPNITFDREQQGSYTFQVKAVDGGRLQRSSTAKVTINVVDVNDNRPVFVIPSSNYSYELVPTSASPGSVVTKVFAVDNDTGMNAELRYSIIGGNSRGLFTIDHLTGNITLKEKVITSDHGLHRLVIKVNDLGQPESLYTIALVHLFVNETVTNSSYVQELVRRNMETPVGQNIGDGEITPQTNDYVKIIIAIIAGTMTVILVIFVTALVRCRQTPRHKVVQKNKQSGEWVSPNQENRQIKKKKKKKKRSPKSLLLNFVTIEESKPDDPGHEHINGTLDIPVELEEQTMGKYNWATTPTTFKPDSPDLAKHYKSASPQPTFQIKPETPVPPKKHHVIQELPLDNTFVVGCDSLSKCSSSSSDPYSVSECSCQGGFKTPGPIHTRQHTKEVGRPQTPLKETALEPWTQPQPQRRVTFHLPDGSQESCSDSGLGDHEPSSGASASHPLPLGFPQDEFYEQASPNSRTEGDGNSDPESTIEVNLQKALAEASENCTQECLILGHSDNCWMPPALTQFQQPNPSLPSFGFQQGWGRGARPEGRHTLGRPLPKDDSDKGQAGPRPQFYNTCERHCAAEDAVKVIPLANFAASHPAPGAGSGTTFIHEHQL
- the PCDH11X gene encoding protocadherin-11 X-linked isoform X3, with amino-acid sequence MDLLSGTYLLAVLLACIVFQSGAQEKNYTVREELPENVLIGNLLKDLNLTLDPDVPLSSPLQFKLVYKTGDVPLVRVEENTGEIFTAANRIDREKLCAGILSENRCFYEVEVAVLPDEVFRLVKIRFLIEDINDNAPLFPSTVINISIPENTAINSRYSVPSAIDPDIGVNGIQHYELLKPKTAPKRTFGSITNDQGQNVFGLDITETPEGDKWPQLIVQQILDREQKDTYVMKIKVEDGGSPPRSSTAILQVTVTDVNDNRPVFKENDVEVSVPENAPVGTSVSQLHATDADLGSNAQIHFYFSNQISSLAKRLFAIDNTTGLITIREPLDREESPVHKLTVLASDGSSTPSRATVTVNVTDINDNVPSIDTRYIINPVNGTVLLSEKAPLNTKIALITVMDKDADQNGKVTCFTDHDVPFRLKPVFDNQFLLETATFLDYEATREYAIKIVASDSGKPPLNQSAMLLIKIKDENDNAPVFTQPIIGLSIPENNAPGTQLTKISATDADSGRNAEISYILGPDAPPIFNLDRRTGILTAVRKLDREKQDRYSFTVLAKDNGMPPLQTNATVTVSVLDQNDNSPAFTHNEYNFYVPENLPMYGTVGLITVTDADAGDNAAVTLSILNGRDNFIIDPLTGVIRPNITFDREQQGSYTFQVKAVDGGRLQRSSTAKVTINVVDVNDNRPVFVIPSSNYSYELVPTSASPGSVVTKVFAVDNDTGMNAELRYSIIGGNSRGLFTIDHLTGNITLKEKVITSDHGLHRLVIKVNDLGQPESLYTIALVHLFVNETVTNSSYVQELVRRNMETPVGQNIGDGEITPQTNDYVKIIIAIIAGTMTVILVIFVTALVRCRQTPRHKVVQKNKQSGEWVSPNQENRQIKKKKKKKKRSPKSLLLNFVTIEESKPDDPGHEHINGTLDIPVELEEQTMGKYNWATTPTTFKPDSPDLAKHYKSASPQPTFQIKPETPVPPKKHHVIQELPLDNTFVVGCDSLSKCSSSSSDPYSVSECSCQGGFKTPGPIHTRQEQCFCMRSTKPL
- the PCDH11X gene encoding protocadherin-11 X-linked isoform X4 gives rise to the protein MDLLSGTYLLAVLLACIVFQSGAQEKNYTVREELPENVLIGNLLKDLNLTLDPDVPLSSPLQFKLVYKTGDVPLVRVEENTGEIFTAANRIDREKLCAGILSENRCFYEVEVAVLPDEVFRLVKIRFLIEDINDNAPLFPSTVINISIPENTAINSRYSVPSAIDPDIGVNGIQHYELLKPKTAPKRTFGSITNDQGQNVFGLDITETPEGDKWPQLIVQQILDREQKDTYVMKIKVEDGGSPPRSSTAILQVTVTDVNDNRPVFKENDVEVSVPENAPVGTSVSQLHATDADLGSNAQIHFYFSNQISSLAKRLFAIDNTTGLITIREPLDREESPVHKLTVLASDGSSTPSRATVTVNVTDINDNVPSIDTRYIINPVNGTVLLSEKAPLNTKIALITVMDKDADQNGKVTCFTDHDVPFRLKPVFDNQFLLETATFLDYEATREYAIKIVASDSGKPPLNQSAMLLIKIKDENDNAPVFTQPIIGLSIPENNAPGTQLTKISATDADSGRNAEISYILGPDAPPIFNLDRRTGILTAVRKLDREKQDRYSFTVLAKDNGMPPLQTNATVTVSVLDQNDNSPAFTHNEYNFYVPENLPMYGTVGLITVTDADAGDNAAVTLSILNGRDNFIIDPLTGVIRPNITFDREQQGSYTFQVKAVDGGRLQRSSTAKVTINVVDVNDNRPVFVIPSSNYSYELVPTSASPGSVVTKVFAVDNDTGMNAELRYSIIGGNSRGLFTIDHLTGNITLKEKVITSDHGLHRLVIKVNDLGQPESLYTIALVHLFVNETVTNSSYVQELVRRNMETPVGQNIGDGEITPQTNDYVKIIIAIIAGTMTVILVIFVTALVRCRQTPRHKVVQKNKQSGEWVSPNQENRQIKKKKKKKKRSPKSLLLNFVTIEESKPDDPGHEHINGTLDIPVELEEQTMGKYNWATTPTTFKPDSPDLAKHYKSASPQPTFQIKPETPVPPKKHHVIQELPLDNTFVVGCDSLSKCSSSSSDPYSVSECSCQGGFKTPGPIHTRQL
- the PCDH11X gene encoding protocadherin-11 X-linked isoform X1; amino-acid sequence: MDLLSGTYLLAVLLACIVFQSGAQEKNYTVREELPENVLIGNLLKDLNLTLDPDVPLSSPLQFKLVYKTGDVPLVRVEENTGEIFTAANRIDREKLCAGILSENRCFYEVEVAVLPDEVFRLVKIRFLIEDINDNAPLFPSTVINISIPENTAINSRYSVPSAIDPDIGVNGIQHYELLKPKTAPKRTFGSITNDQGQNVFGLDITETPEGDKWPQLIVQQILDREQKDTYVMKIKVEDGGSPPRSSTAILQVTVTDVNDNRPVFKENDVEVSVPENAPVGTSVSQLHATDADLGSNAQIHFYFSNQISSLAKRLFAIDNTTGLITIREPLDREESPVHKLTVLASDGSSTPSRATVTVNVTDINDNVPSIDTRYIINPVNGTVLLSEKAPLNTKIALITVMDKDADQNGKVTCFTDHDVPFRLKPVFDNQFLLETATFLDYEATREYAIKIVASDSGKPPLNQSAMLLIKIKDENDNAPVFTQPIIGLSIPENNAPGTQLTKISATDADSGRNAEISYILGPDAPPIFNLDRRTGILTAVRKLDREKQDRYSFTVLAKDNGMPPLQTNATVTVSVLDQNDNSPAFTHNEYNFYVPENLPMYGTVGLITVTDADAGDNAAVTLSILNGRDNFIIDPLTGVIRPNITFDREQQGSYTFQVKAVDGGRLQRSSTAKVTINVVDVNDNRPVFVIPSSNYSYELVPTSASPGSVVTKVFAVDNDTGMNAELRYSIIGGNSRGLFTIDHLTGNITLKEKVITSDHGLHRLVIKVNDLGQPESLYTIALVHLFVNETVTNSSYVQELVRRNMETPVGQNIGDGEITPQTNDYVKIIIAIIAGTMTVILVIFVTALVRCRQTPRHKVVQKNKQSGEWVSPNQENRQIKKKKKKKKRSPKSLLLNFVTIEESKPDDPGHEHINGTLDIPVELEEQTMGKYNWATTPTTFKPDSPDLAKHYKSASPQPTFQIKPETPVPPKKHHVIQELPLDNTFVVGCDSLSKCSSSSSDPYSVSECSCQGGFKTPGPIHTRQHTKEVGRPQTPLKETALEPWTQPQPQRRVTFHLPDGSQESCSDSGLGDHEPSSGASASHPLPLGFPQDEFYEQASPNSRTEGDGNSDPESTIEVNLQKALAEASENCTQECLILGHSDNCWMPPALTQFQQPNPSLPSFGFQQGWGRGARPEGRHTLGRPLPKDDSDKGQAGPRPQFYNTCERHCAAEDAVKVIPLANFAASHPAPGAGSGTTFIHEHQL